A single region of the Mechercharimyces sp. CAU 1602 genome encodes:
- a CDS encoding MFS transporter, translated as MNTLKHENKIILLWSVMVLLVVMNTTMFNVGLPTVLQDLSLASSTGSWIVSGYSIVLAIATLTFSRSSDFMPISRLLFIGVVLLGMASVLGWFADSFIELLFARLLQAAGAGAVPGLAMVLVGRYIPISRRGKAMSIVSSTASLGFGLGPVVGGVITQAFGWNYLFIVTSFTVLLLPIVYKLLPKEESHKVKFDFMGALLTALVVTCFLLFLSTFALYYLIISGVSLIILWNHIHKFAIPFIQPTILKKRPYIKLLLISNIAFIAHFSTLFMMPLMLANVFNKEAAMIGLMIFPGAILSAVAAQFIGRVIDRLGSRPIVLVGQTLLLISTSLFVLFSNLSPYWIMLAYVFMSVGFSALSSSIANEASQILPNEEIGTGMGMFQLVQFFGGALGVAVSGTLIDWQSSFAYEVIYRNIFIILIVCLLFSVALFISYRNGQGTTLAHQKVS; from the coding sequence ATGAATACATTGAAGCATGAAAATAAAATTATATTGTTATGGAGCGTGATGGTCTTACTTGTGGTGATGAACACTACTATGTTTAATGTAGGTCTACCAACCGTACTCCAGGATCTATCTCTAGCCTCCTCGACGGGGTCTTGGATCGTATCAGGATATTCGATAGTACTTGCCATTGCTACACTAACATTTAGTCGCTCATCCGATTTTATGCCAATCTCTCGTTTATTGTTCATTGGTGTAGTGTTGCTTGGAATGGCATCCGTTCTAGGTTGGTTTGCAGACTCTTTCATAGAATTGTTATTCGCAAGGTTGTTACAAGCCGCGGGTGCTGGGGCAGTTCCAGGATTAGCGATGGTATTAGTGGGTAGATATATTCCTATATCAAGAAGAGGTAAAGCAATGTCAATTGTGTCTTCGACTGCGTCACTTGGTTTTGGATTAGGTCCTGTTGTCGGGGGGGTCATAACTCAGGCATTTGGATGGAATTACTTATTTATTGTAACAAGCTTCACCGTATTGTTACTCCCTATTGTCTACAAGCTTTTACCGAAAGAAGAATCTCATAAGGTGAAGTTTGATTTCATGGGTGCATTGTTAACAGCACTTGTTGTCACATGTTTTTTGTTGTTTTTATCAACATTTGCTCTATATTACCTGATAATCAGTGGGGTGAGTTTAATTATTTTATGGAATCATATACATAAGTTTGCCATCCCATTTATTCAACCGACAATTTTGAAAAAGCGTCCATATATAAAATTATTACTGATTAGTAATATTGCATTTATTGCCCACTTTTCCACCCTGTTTATGATGCCGCTAATGCTTGCAAATGTATTTAACAAAGAAGCTGCGATGATAGGACTTATGATTTTCCCTGGTGCCATACTATCTGCTGTTGCGGCTCAATTTATCGGTCGGGTTATTGACCGTCTTGGAAGTCGACCTATCGTTTTGGTGGGACAAACCTTATTACTTATATCTACTAGTTTATTTGTGCTCTTCTCCAATCTATCTCCCTATTGGATTATGTTGGCTTATGTATTTATGAGCGTCGGCTTTTCTGCCTTGTCGTCCAGTATTGCGAACGAAGCATCGCAAATCTTACCCAATGAAGAAATCGGTACTGGAATGGGCATGTTTCAACTTGTTCAGTTTTTTGGTGGTGCTTTAGGAGTTGCGGTATCTGGAACGCTAATTGATTGGCAATCGAGCTTTGCTTACGAGGTTATATACCGCAATATCTTCATCATATTAATTGTTTGCTTGCTATTTTCGGTTGCCCTGTTTATCAGCTATAGGAATGGTCAGGGAACAACACTAGCTCATCAGAAAGTTTCTTAA
- a CDS encoding recombinase family protein encodes MERVCIYLRKSRADLEAEARGEGETLAKHKKALMQVAQQKSLNIIKIREEIASGESLIHRPEMMELLKEVEAGMYDAVLVMDIDRLGRGKMQEQGTILETFQESGTKIVTPRKTYNLSDEFDEEYSEFEAFMARKELKIITRRLQGGRVRSVEEGNYIATRPPYGYNIKKDERGRYLVPHPEQAPIVKMIFEWYIHEDPNQRMGSNKIANELNRLGYTNYSGNKWNNSSVLNIIKNAVYVGRIQWKKKESKAAREADKRRVVRTRPTDDWIDVEGKHEPLISMDTYQKAQDTLKTKSHVPYHLNGITNPLAGLIKCDMCGQSLSYRPYPNQLPHCICANRLCKNRSSKFHYVEERVLYSLQTWLTEYKLEWKVKNRPQESYQSIEIKAAAMDNLQTELKNLHSQKGRLHDFLERGIYDEETYLERSKNLTKRIKEINAGLEVAAAELEKEKERKKAQVNIIPKVEHVLEIYWELDDAKQKNALLKSVLEKAVYRKEKWQREDQFTLSIYPKM; translated from the coding sequence ATGGAGAGAGTCTGTATCTACCTACGGAAAAGTCGAGCTGACTTAGAAGCGGAAGCACGTGGTGAAGGAGAAACGCTTGCCAAACATAAAAAGGCTCTCATGCAGGTAGCCCAACAGAAGAGCCTGAATATCATAAAAATTCGTGAAGAGATTGCTTCCGGTGAAAGTCTTATCCATCGCCCCGAGATGATGGAGTTACTAAAAGAAGTAGAAGCAGGCATGTATGATGCCGTTCTTGTCATGGATATAGATCGTCTTGGTCGCGGTAAGATGCAAGAGCAAGGAACGATCTTGGAAACCTTTCAGGAATCAGGCACGAAGATTGTAACCCCTCGCAAAACCTATAACCTATCGGACGAATTTGATGAGGAGTACAGTGAATTTGAGGCATTCATGGCACGAAAAGAGCTAAAAATCATTACTCGCCGTCTCCAAGGAGGACGCGTTCGCTCCGTGGAAGAGGGCAACTATATCGCTACTCGCCCACCCTATGGTTACAACATCAAAAAAGATGAACGCGGTCGCTACCTTGTTCCACACCCTGAACAAGCACCGATCGTCAAGATGATTTTTGAGTGGTACATCCATGAAGACCCCAATCAACGAATGGGAAGCAATAAGATTGCTAATGAATTAAACCGCCTCGGCTATACCAACTATAGCGGGAACAAGTGGAATAATTCCTCTGTCCTCAATATCATTAAAAATGCTGTCTACGTCGGCCGCATCCAATGGAAGAAAAAAGAGAGTAAAGCCGCCAGGGAGGCTGATAAACGTCGTGTTGTTCGTACCCGCCCAACGGATGATTGGATTGATGTAGAAGGAAAACATGAACCACTTATCTCCATGGATACTTACCAGAAAGCACAAGACACCCTGAAGACGAAGTCCCATGTCCCCTACCACCTAAATGGGATTACGAATCCCCTTGCAGGTTTAATTAAATGTGACATGTGTGGGCAATCATTATCCTATCGCCCCTATCCCAATCAGCTCCCACACTGCATTTGTGCCAATCGTTTGTGTAAGAATCGCAGCAGTAAGTTCCACTATGTTGAGGAACGGGTTCTCTACTCCCTACAAACGTGGCTGACTGAGTACAAGTTGGAATGGAAGGTAAAGAACCGCCCACAAGAGTCCTACCAATCCATTGAGATCAAAGCAGCCGCCATGGATAATTTACAAACAGAGCTAAAGAATCTCCACTCGCAAAAAGGACGGCTTCATGATTTCCTGGAGCGAGGCATATATGATGAAGAAACCTACTTGGAACGTTCCAAGAACCTTACCAAGCGAATCAAGGAAATCAATGCGGGATTAGAAGTAGCTGCCGCGGAATTAGAGAAGGAAAAGGAACGGAAAAAAGCACAGGTTAACATCATCCCTAAAGTAGAACATGTTTTGGAGATCTACTGGGAGCTGGATGATGCCAAACAAAAGAATGCGCTCCTCAAAAGCGTATTAGAGAAAGCCGTCTATCGCAAAGAAAAATGGCAGCGGGAAGATCAATTCACCTTGTCCATTTATCCTAAAATGTAG
- a CDS encoding DEAD/DEAH box helicase translates to MSIFYRVKPNIMGNTQLLRPQREAYEATISHYQEFGGDEYKEILLVLPTGTGKTGLMSILPFQLSKGRVLIITPGRIIRRTVFEEFDSVNNPEKTFWYKRKVIIGRKDYPLSYLYQGYDPKKEGEQLLIKKKLEGSNIVVTNIHKVVASNEEVSLKNIIDEDFFDMIIVDEAHHVAADMWQEALTYFNVSKIIKLTGTPFRSDGQEISSNPYDPVYEFTLGNAIKEKLVKDVIRQEEIPDKLVFVHRETGEEYNLEQSKRIFGNDWVNKNVAMSEQCSKAVIQNTIKIIEEKRNSYPEHQVLAVACNDKHAQDLTKWFKQEGLDATYVSSHLGQNENEQRINDFNNGKYAVMINIQMLGEGYNNPNISIISIFRPFKTLNPYAQLIGRGLRRIREEGVSDVDNYCNVIYHAELGLNKLWEEYKYQKKYADLKGRQLSFIYEQLSLDFGELGAVEKRPDEKILLKPQDTDSDFYAYESSVNDYKSSGIGNEDSFTQEGINKYRIALQEKAIERNKQLEEKVAQYDSLLESGGLNEEEYNLLVSNAEEQGQEVYGQAFKEVHDMLMAETMRNDLAIWLNSQIDRFFQKSVLDKEGFELYNDSKMPSLSDSSPINNIGFIVKNIRQSLYYYTKKHSSLYNSKDFAFAKNRALEKFEFYLDQYGVNEEAD, encoded by the coding sequence ATGTCAATTTTTTATCGGGTTAAGCCTAATATCATGGGAAATACTCAACTTTTAAGACCTCAACGGGAAGCCTATGAAGCTACTATTTCACATTATCAGGAGTTTGGAGGTGATGAGTACAAAGAGATACTACTTGTTTTACCTACTGGTACAGGTAAAACTGGTTTAATGTCGATTTTACCCTTTCAGCTAAGTAAGGGGCGAGTTTTAATCATTACTCCTGGCCGTATTATTCGAAGGACGGTGTTTGAGGAATTTGATTCTGTTAATAACCCAGAGAAGACATTCTGGTATAAAAGAAAAGTTATTATTGGTAGAAAGGATTATCCTTTAAGCTACTTATATCAGGGATATGACCCTAAAAAAGAAGGTGAACAACTTCTCATTAAAAAAAAGCTAGAGGGATCGAATATTGTCGTGACTAATATACATAAAGTTGTAGCAAGTAATGAAGAGGTGTCCTTGAAAAATATTATAGATGAAGATTTTTTTGACATGATAATTGTAGATGAGGCACATCACGTAGCTGCTGATATGTGGCAAGAGGCATTGACGTACTTTAATGTCAGCAAGATTATTAAGCTGACTGGTACACCCTTTAGGTCAGATGGTCAAGAGATATCCAGTAATCCTTATGACCCTGTTTATGAGTTTACTCTAGGCAATGCAATAAAAGAGAAATTAGTAAAGGATGTAATAAGACAAGAGGAAATACCGGATAAGCTTGTATTTGTACACCGTGAGACGGGTGAAGAATACAATTTAGAACAGTCAAAGAGAATATTTGGGAATGATTGGGTCAATAAAAATGTCGCGATGTCAGAACAGTGTTCTAAAGCTGTTATCCAGAATACTATTAAAATAATTGAAGAAAAGAGAAATAGCTATCCAGAGCATCAAGTTCTCGCAGTGGCATGTAATGATAAGCATGCACAAGATCTTACAAAATGGTTTAAGCAAGAAGGTTTAGATGCTACATATGTAAGTAGTCATCTAGGACAAAATGAAAATGAACAAAGGATAAATGACTTCAATAATGGAAAGTATGCTGTGATGATTAATATACAAATGTTAGGAGAAGGTTATAATAACCCTAATATATCTATTATATCTATTTTTCGCCCATTCAAGACTTTGAATCCCTATGCTCAACTAATTGGAAGAGGATTGCGTAGGATACGAGAAGAAGGAGTAAGTGATGTAGATAATTACTGTAATGTGATTTATCATGCAGAACTTGGTCTAAACAAACTATGGGAAGAATATAAATATCAAAAGAAGTATGCAGATCTTAAAGGACGACAGCTTAGTTTTATTTACGAACAACTATCATTAGATTTCGGAGAGTTGGGAGCTGTTGAGAAAAGGCCAGATGAAAAAATACTACTAAAACCTCAAGACACAGACTCAGATTTTTATGCCTACGAAAGCTCAGTAAATGATTACAAATCATCAGGAATTGGTAATGAAGATTCATTTACTCAAGAAGGGATTAATAAATACCGGATAGCTCTACAAGAGAAGGCAATAGAGAGGAATAAACAATTAGAAGAAAAAGTTGCTCAGTATGACTCCTTATTGGAGTCAGGAGGTTTAAATGAAGAGGAATACAACCTATTAGTTTCAAATGCAGAGGAACAAGGACAAGAAGTCTACGGTCAGGCTTTTAAAGAGGTCCATGACATGCTGATGGCTGAGACGATGAGGAATGATTTGGCTATTTGGTTAAATAGCCAAATAGACCGTTTTTTTCAAAAATCAGTGCTAGACAAAGAGGGCTTTGAGCTATATAATGATTCAAAGATGCCTTCTCTAAGTGATAGTAGTCCAATAAATAACATTGGATTTATAGTGAAGAATATACGACAATCCCTGTACTACTATACAAAAAAGCATAGTAGCCTCTACAACTCAAAAGATTTTGCCTTTGCTAAAAACCGAGCACTGGAGAAATTTGAGTTCTATTTAGATCAGTACGGCGTAAATGAGGAGGCGGATTAA
- a CDS encoding DUF4145 domain-containing protein, with the protein MLLCPVCSNITLKERITYNSYAKADDEILYPRISINNNFLPSSVAIAYVAALKTKNIDGAICVLALRRTLEMMCIDKGENNRNLYKNIQELSDRDILPPILDGMAGILREVGNYAAPLLMCCSIICE; encoded by the coding sequence ATGTTGCTGTGCCCTGTTTGCTCTAACATCACTTTAAAAGAGAGAATCACTTACAATTCGTATGCAAAGGCAGACGATGAGATTCTATATCCTAGGATATCAATAAATAATAACTTCTTGCCTTCTAGTGTTGCTATTGCTTATGTGGCAGCATTAAAAACCAAAAACATCGATGGAGCAATTTGTGTGTTAGCATTAAGAAGAACATTGGAAATGATGTGTATAGATAAAGGTGAAAATAACAGGAATTTATATAAAAACATACAGGAACTATCTGATAGAGATATTTTACCACCAATTTTAGATGGTATGGCGGGAATTCTGAGGGAAGTTGGGAATTATGCTGCACCTCTTTTAATGTGTTGCTCAATCATATGTGAATAG
- a CDS encoding HGGxSTG domain-containing protein, with protein MKTNPMQGRCGAKTRSGNPCKNNAMANGRCRMHGGKSTGAPPEKMKRNKKVFATGEFERIFIDELNDSEKELYSIAPKADYLRQIDHALGVLYVKELGMSRRLKQYREDQMVTITQRTLEESYIHRETSKKVIRNQEEEIGQQRAEELIQRQEEALFRLQERKAKLLDLKHKIEKEEGEGHPDQLPYMKALAGLVSDVWRDGDGEEEE; from the coding sequence GTGAAAACAAACCCCATGCAAGGAAGGTGTGGTGCGAAAACTCGCTCAGGCAACCCATGTAAAAACAATGCTATGGCAAACGGCCGATGCCGAATGCATGGGGGAAAGTCAACAGGCGCACCACCGGAGAAGATGAAGCGCAATAAAAAAGTATTTGCTACAGGCGAATTTGAGAGGATATTCATAGATGAGCTAAACGATAGCGAAAAAGAGCTTTACAGCATCGCACCCAAGGCGGACTATCTCAGGCAGATAGATCACGCATTGGGTGTTTTATATGTGAAAGAGCTAGGGATGAGCCGAAGGCTTAAGCAATATAGAGAGGATCAGATGGTCACCATTACCCAGCGCACATTAGAGGAGAGCTATATCCATAGGGAAACAAGTAAGAAAGTGATCAGAAACCAGGAAGAAGAGATAGGTCAACAGCGGGCAGAGGAATTGATTCAACGTCAAGAGGAAGCACTTTTCCGTCTGCAAGAGAGAAAGGCAAAGCTACTTGATTTGAAGCACAAGATAGAGAAGGAAGAAGGCGAAGGCCATCCGGACCAGCTTCCATATATGAAGGCATTAGCTGGATTGGTCAGCGATGTGTGGAGGGATGGAGATGGGGAGGAAGAGGAATAA
- a CDS encoding PBSX family phage terminase large subunit, whose product MGRKRNNQVSAIQFEPYSQKQLKPLTWWMPNSPYENHHMYIADGSIRSGKTISMIDGFTTWATECFRDENFILAGKSMGALKRNVLAPMFQILSAKGISYHYHRGENPHVLIGSNTYYLFGANNESSQDSMQGLTSAGAYADEAALFPESFVDQMIGRCSVEGAKTWLNCNPKGPRHWLKTKYIDQKEDKRILHLTFLMNDNLSLPESTIERYKRMFTGVFYQRNILGQWVMADGLIYSMFDEDRMAVSELPEMRKYWIRIDYGTSNATTFMLSGLGIDGRLYIIDEYYHSGRESQTKKSPSKYAEDFLVWRSKHRDHNNHPIHPEWVYIDPSADGFLLELRSRGVRRLAKANNEVSAGIGLVQSIMDNDLYRVHKCCTHHLDELNMYTWDYKAQQRGEDKPVKENDHTCNPIRYIANGTRHLK is encoded by the coding sequence ATGGGGAGGAAGAGGAATAATCAAGTCTCAGCAATTCAGTTTGAACCGTATTCACAGAAACAGCTTAAACCGCTTACGTGGTGGATGCCGAACAGTCCATATGAAAACCATCATATGTACATTGCTGATGGTTCCATCCGATCCGGCAAGACCATCTCCATGATCGATGGTTTCACTACATGGGCAACGGAATGCTTTCGAGATGAGAACTTTATACTAGCAGGCAAAAGCATGGGAGCACTGAAAAGAAACGTCCTAGCTCCTATGTTTCAAATTCTTTCAGCAAAGGGAATCAGCTACCACTATCATAGGGGCGAAAACCCGCACGTCTTAATAGGGTCCAATACCTACTACCTGTTTGGAGCTAACAACGAATCATCGCAAGACTCCATGCAGGGGCTTACATCCGCCGGAGCATACGCAGATGAGGCGGCGTTATTCCCTGAATCGTTTGTTGATCAAATGATCGGGCGGTGTTCAGTGGAGGGAGCGAAGACATGGCTGAATTGCAACCCCAAGGGACCACGTCATTGGTTGAAAACAAAATATATTGACCAGAAGGAAGACAAGCGAATCCTTCATCTCACCTTTCTCATGAATGACAATCTCTCATTGCCAGAGAGCACAATAGAGAGGTATAAACGGATGTTTACTGGTGTCTTCTATCAGCGCAACATCCTAGGTCAATGGGTCATGGCGGATGGATTGATCTATTCCATGTTTGATGAGGACAGGATGGCCGTTAGTGAACTACCTGAGATGAGGAAGTATTGGATAAGAATTGACTACGGGACCAGCAACGCAACCACCTTTATGTTAAGTGGTCTTGGGATCGATGGCCGTTTATATATCATAGATGAGTATTACCATAGTGGCCGGGAGTCACAGACGAAGAAATCACCTTCCAAGTATGCGGAGGATTTTTTAGTCTGGCGATCCAAGCACAGAGACCACAACAACCATCCCATTCACCCAGAGTGGGTATATATTGATCCATCTGCAGACGGTTTTCTATTGGAATTACGGAGCCGTGGCGTTCGGCGATTGGCGAAGGCCAACAATGAAGTCAGCGCGGGTATTGGATTGGTTCAGTCCATCATGGACAACGACTTGTACCGTGTTCATAAATGCTGTACCCACCATTTAGATGAATTGAATATGTACACTTGGGACTATAAAGCTCAACAACGGGGCGAAGATAAGCCCGTGAAAGAGAATGACCATACTTGCAATCCGATCCGATATATAGCGAATGGTACGAGACATCTAAAATAG
- a CDS encoding peptidoglycan-binding protein has product MATKADGGKLSFDIDEDVFAQMPGQPTDGDGAKAEAVQFNVRTEEHRIASLELLDRIITDAGYSSQTFGLQIEGRAESGTALNIRERKLFLTKEKKERYWKNSIEDILYGITGIQDSFRRKNLHLSSKMEFRNATHDPTSTSQTILTLTQAQSVSIETRVRMAHPDWSEDQIPLWVDRIQEENGLKMPNPDGADGDFGPETERAVRAFQKKHGLVVDGLYGPKTKDAMKKFLTPPKKKVKEFWRVYRDGKRLASFDYDENAREKVMDELKKLMDDNQGKITIDLERVSIE; this is encoded by the coding sequence GTGGCTACAAAAGCCGATGGCGGGAAGCTGTCCTTTGATATAGATGAGGATGTATTCGCTCAAATGCCGGGGCAACCAACGGACGGCGATGGAGCGAAGGCAGAAGCAGTTCAATTTAATGTTAGGACAGAAGAGCATAGGATAGCGAGCCTTGAATTACTAGACAGGATCATCACGGATGCAGGTTATTCATCGCAGACGTTTGGGTTACAGATCGAAGGTCGGGCGGAGTCAGGAACCGCGCTCAATATCCGTGAACGCAAATTATTTTTAACGAAAGAGAAGAAAGAGCGGTATTGGAAGAATTCCATTGAGGATATTCTTTATGGCATTACAGGTATACAGGATTCATTTAGGCGGAAAAACCTCCATCTATCATCGAAAATGGAGTTTAGAAACGCCACTCATGATCCAACATCAACCTCTCAGACGATTTTAACTCTAACTCAAGCTCAATCTGTCTCGATCGAAACGAGGGTACGAATGGCACATCCTGATTGGTCGGAGGATCAGATTCCTTTATGGGTCGACCGTATCCAAGAAGAGAACGGACTGAAAATGCCTAACCCCGATGGGGCGGATGGAGACTTTGGCCCCGAAACTGAGCGGGCTGTACGTGCATTTCAGAAAAAGCACGGCCTAGTCGTTGATGGTTTATACGGGCCAAAAACAAAGGATGCCATGAAAAAATTCCTTACACCACCGAAGAAAAAGGTCAAGGAGTTCTGGCGCGTATACCGTGATGGGAAAAGGCTAGCGAGCTTCGACTATGACGAAAACGCACGCGAAAAGGTGATGGATGAATTAAAGAAGCTGATGGATGATAATCAAGGTAAAATTACGATCGACTTAGAGCGTGTATCGATTGAGTAA
- a CDS encoding HNH endonuclease, translated as MLKRLAFILFIFTLVGCSIQGLDCGDDLALPNPVVDSIMIDYNPPEYVPRTDYNPPEYVPRTDYNPPEYVPRTDYNPPEYVPRTDYNPPEYIPPTSLYTPNEGISLAKNGSFFSFFSTAYAEPDSSTTSVECLDHSGGLNGFDLFSWILFLILAILALVFIFLVPGLGWSVFAGMAFGGLFSWLEGDSLSDIAMNSAVGGIAGLVGLGVYGVTTRLLRPIGRGMTGLRWLPKVSAGSTSDASDSMVTDLLTEGKVNWKNALLAGLMGGLLAFGGGALSNNWHFAAEGKVHRYPKVDLHSDAGKTFINKEGKWRYINWEGKEKKLLNGRHADQKASVKVNGTNYEVPFDSKGFPEFEDWSRYETTLPKKYWFTSDRVQFNRLSKEVFIKMNEDEKLRGSIDEAFLETIKFGVGSKNRPVQKKIKTFIESNDKISKNITVEEKKQLISGYGSESLYQKVVSDESLLREFLQTNYSWVRMGRDPVGFTWHHHQEPGKMMLVKSRVHGNIRHVGGRQIWCNGR; from the coding sequence GTGCTTAAGAGATTAGCTTTTATTTTGTTTATTTTTACTTTGGTAGGATGTTCGATACAGGGACTAGATTGTGGAGATGACTTGGCATTACCTAATCCGGTTGTTGATTCGATTATGATAGATTATAACCCTCCGGAATACGTTCCCCGTACGGATTATAACCCTCCGGAATACGTTCCCCGTACGGATTATAACCCTCCGGAATACGTTCCCCGTACGGATTATAACCCTCCGGAATACGTTCCCCGTACGGATTATAACCCTCCAGAATATATTCCTCCTACTAGTTTATATACTCCAAATGAAGGTATAAGCCTGGCTAAAAATGGAAGTTTCTTCAGTTTTTTCTCCACGGCGTACGCAGAACCAGACTCCTCTACAACTTCTGTTGAGTGTCTGGATCATAGTGGTGGATTGAATGGATTCGACTTATTCTCCTGGATTCTATTTCTTATACTAGCGATTCTAGCACTTGTATTTATATTTCTCGTTCCGGGTCTAGGATGGTCTGTATTTGCGGGTATGGCTTTTGGAGGGTTGTTCAGCTGGCTTGAAGGAGATAGTCTTTCAGATATTGCTATGAATTCAGCAGTTGGTGGAATAGCGGGGCTAGTAGGACTGGGTGTATACGGGGTCACAACTAGATTACTTCGTCCGATAGGGAGGGGAATGACCGGACTTCGCTGGTTGCCTAAAGTAAGTGCAGGATCAACATCCGATGCAAGTGATAGTATGGTTACAGACCTTCTTACCGAAGGAAAGGTTAATTGGAAGAATGCCCTCTTAGCGGGGTTGATGGGCGGCTTGCTCGCTTTTGGCGGCGGTGCACTAAGTAATAACTGGCACTTTGCTGCTGAAGGAAAAGTCCATAGGTACCCCAAAGTCGATCTACATTCAGATGCGGGAAAAACTTTTATCAACAAAGAAGGGAAGTGGAGGTACATAAATTGGGAAGGGAAAGAAAAGAAATTATTAAATGGGAGACATGCGGATCAGAAGGCAAGCGTTAAAGTGAATGGAACAAACTATGAAGTACCATTTGATAGTAAAGGGTTTCCTGAATTTGAAGATTGGAGTCGTTATGAAACCACTCTTCCTAAAAAATATTGGTTTACTTCTGATAGGGTTCAATTTAACAGGTTATCAAAAGAGGTCTTTATTAAAATGAATGAAGATGAGAAATTACGAGGGAGCATAGATGAAGCATTCTTGGAAACTATAAAATTTGGAGTAGGATCAAAGAATAGACCTGTTCAGAAAAAAATAAAAACCTTTATAGAGAGTAACGATAAAATCTCTAAAAATATAACTGTTGAAGAAAAGAAACAACTTATAAGTGGATATGGAAGTGAAAGTCTTTACCAAAAGGTTGTCTCAGATGAAAGTTTATTACGGGAATTTCTGCAAACAAACTATAGTTGGGTTAGAATGGGAAGGGACCCTGTCGGATTTACGTGGCATCATCACCAAGAACCTGGCAAAATGATGCTAGTTAAGTCTAGAGTTCATGGTAATATAAGACATGTAGGTGGGCGCCAGATTTGGTGTAATGGACGATAA